From Microcoleus sp. FACHB-831, a single genomic window includes:
- a CDS encoding putative quinol monooxygenase — translation MDKKAMSETTVRVVARVVALPDKVEQVKSILLHIIEPTRQEQGCISYELLQNQQEPRDFTFVEEWENDALLQVHLASAHIHEAGKKLNGLVVGEPDIRIYRLIK, via the coding sequence ATGGATAAAAAGGCAATGTCTGAAACAACAGTTCGAGTTGTGGCTCGTGTTGTGGCACTTCCCGACAAAGTAGAACAAGTAAAATCCATTTTGCTCCACATAATTGAGCCGACGCGCCAAGAGCAAGGTTGTATCAGCTACGAACTTTTGCAGAATCAACAAGAGCCGAGGGATTTTACATTTGTTGAGGAGTGGGAGAATGATGCGTTATTACAGGTGCATCTTGCGTCAGCGCATATCCATGAGGCTGGTAAAAAACTCAACGGTTTAGTAGTAGGTGAACCAGACATTCGCATTTATCGGTTAATAAAATAA
- a CDS encoding MlaE family lipid ABC transporter permease subunit, producing the protein MSEFSSNSSLGLWSQRLLAAMFLGGQVLVHIFLKRKIHRRNTLDQMASVGPESLSIALITAAFVGMVFTIQVAREFLNLGAGNAVGGVLALSLTRELAPVLTAVVLAGRVGSAFAAEIGTMQVTEQIDALYILRTDPIDYLVIPRVIACCLMLPILTILSIITGMLGGLLVSTALYSISQNVFLDSARNFLDVWDLCTAAIKGFCFGALIAVIGCSWGLTTTGGAKGVGQSTTTAVVTSLLAIFIVNFFLTWAMFNGTGSAVLKGL; encoded by the coding sequence GTGAGCGAATTTAGTTCCAATTCCAGCTTAGGGTTATGGAGTCAGCGATTGCTGGCAGCGATGTTTTTGGGCGGGCAGGTACTCGTTCACATATTTTTGAAGCGCAAAATTCACCGCCGCAACACCCTTGACCAAATGGCATCAGTTGGCCCAGAATCGCTGAGCATTGCCCTAATAACTGCCGCTTTTGTGGGCATGGTCTTCACCATTCAAGTGGCGCGAGAGTTTCTTAACTTGGGTGCAGGTAATGCAGTAGGGGGCGTTCTGGCACTTTCATTAACCCGAGAACTCGCACCAGTCCTCACCGCCGTAGTTTTAGCTGGGCGAGTTGGTTCGGCGTTTGCTGCTGAAATCGGCACCATGCAGGTTACAGAGCAAATCGACGCCCTATATATACTCAGAACCGACCCAATTGATTACCTGGTCATTCCCCGCGTCATTGCTTGCTGCTTGATGCTGCCGATTTTAACAATTTTGTCGATTATTACAGGCATGCTGGGAGGGCTGTTGGTTTCTACAGCTTTATACAGTATTTCTCAAAACGTATTTCTCGATTCTGCCCGTAACTTCTTAGATGTCTGGGATTTATGTACCGCGGCGATTAAGGGTTTTTGCTTTGGGGCGTTGATTGCTGTAATTGGTTGTAGCTGGGGGTTAACAACAACAGGAGGAGCCAAGGGAGTTGGTCAATCAACCACTACTGCGGTCGTCACGTCTCTACTAGCGATCTTTATTGTCAACTTTTTCTTGACTTGGGCAATGTTTAACGGAACTGGCAGCGCTGTTCTCAAAGGTCTCTAA
- a CDS encoding DUF3119 family protein, producing MATAASSSASQGTIELKPSYTLPLALAIAAIPLLLVQPWLSFAIGAFGLFLLFQAATIRLQFTETALDIYRSQSLIRRFPYQEWQNWRIFWPVVPILFYFKEINSIHFLPILFDPKTLQTCLEQRCPKI from the coding sequence GTGGCTACTGCGGCGTCATCTTCTGCATCCCAAGGAACAATTGAGTTAAAACCCAGCTACACGCTGCCTTTAGCGTTGGCGATCGCAGCCATCCCGTTGCTGCTGGTGCAACCCTGGTTAAGTTTCGCGATCGGTGCTTTCGGTTTATTCCTCTTGTTCCAAGCGGCAACCATCCGCCTGCAATTCACAGAAACAGCATTGGATATCTACCGCTCTCAATCCTTAATTCGGCGCTTTCCTTACCAGGAATGGCAAAACTGGCGGATTTTTTGGCCTGTTGTGCCTATTCTGTTCTATTTTAAAGAAATCAACAGCATCCACTTCCTGCCAATTCTGTTCGACCCAAAAACTCTACAAACCTGCTTAGAGCAACGCTGTCCCAAGATATAG
- a CDS encoding DUF3086 domain-containing protein: protein MNSDEHQNQDRQPEQEPPVEASQNLEEPLAAIEPAAELNINQTTDIETTDATVEPTAIEPAAEEDENAVAELEQVVAEIQHQEQASQQEAELEQRVAELQRQEQALRQEIATLQAAQAKMLQEQLTQTQAAMGRLVQEALSDMEQRKQALQIAVEQLERRRERIRDEMKRTFAGTSQELAIRVQGFKDYLVGSLQDLAASAEQLDLVKVPEPQQKPVVEEAPPPTKQQIQPKFAEQGFQSTAKQIRGLLDQYRSRPDYYGPPWQLRRTFEPVHAERVSNWFFTQGGRGALRTMGSRLQNILISSAVISVLSTLYGDRVRALILANSPERLGEWRRGLQDCLGISRSEFGPDRGVVLFESAEALVLKADRLVTEGDLPLIIIDETEDKISLSLLQFPMWLAFAPDPQQMAAAERFNSSNW from the coding sequence ATGAATTCAGACGAACACCAAAACCAAGATCGGCAGCCAGAGCAAGAGCCACCTGTTGAGGCATCCCAAAATTTAGAGGAGCCACTTGCTGCCATTGAACCAGCGGCAGAGCTAAATATCAACCAAACAACCGACATAGAAACTACTGATGCCACCGTTGAACCGACTGCAATAGAACCAGCAGCCGAGGAAGATGAGAATGCGGTAGCTGAGTTAGAGCAAGTAGTGGCTGAAATACAGCATCAAGAGCAGGCATCACAACAGGAAGCCGAATTAGAGCAGCGCGTGGCAGAACTACAGCGCCAAGAGCAAGCGTTGAGGCAAGAAATCGCCACACTCCAAGCTGCCCAAGCTAAAATGCTGCAAGAGCAGTTGACTCAAACCCAAGCGGCTATGGGACGTTTGGTGCAAGAAGCTTTGAGCGATATGGAGCAACGCAAGCAAGCGCTCCAAATTGCTGTAGAACAACTGGAACGGCGCCGGGAACGCATCCGCGATGAAATGAAGCGGACTTTTGCCGGAACTTCCCAAGAGCTGGCGATTCGAGTCCAGGGTTTTAAAGATTATCTAGTCGGTAGCTTGCAAGATTTGGCCGCTTCAGCCGAACAGTTGGATCTGGTAAAAGTGCCCGAACCCCAACAAAAGCCTGTAGTGGAGGAAGCTCCGCCACCGACTAAGCAGCAGATTCAGCCTAAATTCGCAGAACAGGGGTTTCAATCGACGGCGAAGCAAATTCGCGGTTTACTGGACCAATATCGTTCGCGTCCTGATTATTACGGCCCCCCTTGGCAACTCCGACGCACGTTTGAACCAGTCCACGCGGAGCGAGTCTCTAACTGGTTTTTCACCCAAGGGGGTCGCGGAGCGTTGCGAACGATGGGCAGCCGCTTGCAAAATATCTTGATCAGTTCTGCTGTTATCTCGGTTTTATCGACGCTGTATGGCGATCGCGTCCGCGCTCTCATCCTCGCTAATTCCCCAGAACGCCTGGGCGAATGGCGGCGCGGTTTGCAAGATTGTCTGGGTATTTCCCGCAGCGAGTTTGGCCCAGATCGCGGTGTTGTCTTGTTCGAGTCGGCGGAAGCTCTGGTGTTAAAAGCAGACCGACTGGTAACCGAAGGCGATTTGCCGCTAATTATCATTGACGAGACAGAAGACAAAATCAGCCTGTCCTTGCTGCAATTTCCTATGTGGTTAGCTTTTGCCCCCGATCC